AGGAGAGCCGGTCATGAAAGATCTCCCGAACGTTGAGCGTCCACTCCACGGGCTGACGGTTCTGGACTTCAGCCAGTTTTTGTCCGGCCCTTTCTGCACCCTGAAGTTGGCCGATCTGGGAGCGCGCGTCATCAAGGTGGAGCGCCCCGGAACAGGTGATCTGTGCCGGCACCTTTACATCTCCGACGTGGACATAGCCGGCGACAACTCACTGTTCCACGCGATCAACCGCAACAAGGAATCCATCACCGCTGACCTCAAAGACGAGGACGACCGCGCCAAGCTGTTCGACCTGATCGCAGGCGCCGATGTGATGGTGCAGAACTTCCGGCCCGGCGTGATTGAACGCCAGGGCTTTGGCTATGACGACGTCAAAGCCATCAATCCGCGCATCATTTACGGTTCCATCTCCGGCTATGGCGAAGAGGGGCCGTGGAAGCAGTTGCCGGGCCAAGACCTTCTGGCCCAAGCACGATCAGGCCTGTTGTGGCTGACCGGGAGTGCTGGCGACCCACCCATGCCCATGGGTCTGGCCGTGGCCGACATGCTGGCCGGGCACGCTTTATGCGAGGGCATTCTTGCTGCCCTTGTTGGCCGGGGAATCCATGGCCGCGGCGCGCGGGTGGATACATCCTTGCTCGAAGCCATGATCGACATGCAGTTCGAAGTGCTCACGACCTATCTGAACGATGGCAACCGATCACCGAACCGCAGCGCCATCAACGGTGCCCATGCCTATTTGGGCGCACCCTATGGCGTTTACGAGACCAGCGACGGGTTCCTCGCAATTGCCATGACGCCATCTCTGCGAAGACTGGCCGAATTGATGCAGATCGAAGGGCTCGCCGACTATTACGATGATCCCAAGGCGATGATGGCGCAGCGCGACGCAATCAAGGCCATTATCGCTGAAGCGGTGAAGCAGCGGTCGACCGGCGACTGGCTGGCCATTCTTCAGCCCGCTGACATTTGGTGCTCTGAAGTGCTGGACTGGCCGAGCATGCTCGAAGGCGAAGCCTTCAAGAGCCTTGACTTTCATCAGCTCATTCGCCGCAGCGATGACGTCACACTCAACGCCCTGCGTCCCCCCATTCGCATTGATGGCCAGACCTTAAAATCACACCGCGCCGCGCCGATGCTTGGCGAGCACAGCGATGCGGTCTTTTCCAATCTGCTCCCCGACATCAGGCCGGCGGGGAGCCTCGCACAACAGGGTGGGCAATGAATGCGACACGCCGCTACCCACAAACCAAAACAACCGGCCGAACCTTTAGGGAGGAAGACAATGCCAAGATCAGTGAAAGGGAAAACCGTCCTGCTTGGGGCAGCAACACTTGTCACAGCCTTGATGGCCAGCACCGCGCTGCAAGCCAGCGATTACGGCTCGTTTGACGGCTACACGCTGCGGGTGAAGCTCATTGGTGGCGCACAGTATGAGCCGCTCTATGCTGAGATTGCGCAGTGGGAAGAGATGACCGGCGCGACGGTGGAGATCCTCTCGCGCAAAAACCACTTCGAGCTCGACCGTGAGATCAAGCAGGACATTGCCGCTGGCACACTGGATTGGTGCGTCGGCTCCAACCACACCAGCTTTGCCCCGCAATATGGCAATATCTATGTCGATCTGCGCGACCATATCTCTGAAGATGTACTGGCGGGGTTTGTGCCGCTGGTGCTGGAGCACTCGACAGTCGGTGGCCGACTGGTGCAGTTGCCGCGGCACTCCGACGTCTCCAACCTGTTTTACCAACGCTCACTGTTTGAGAATGCTGACAATCAATCAGCATTTATGGATGAGTACGGGTATGAGCTCGCCCCGCCCGAAACCTGGCAGCAAGTCTCTGACCAGGCGATGTTCTTCGCCAATCCGCCAGACTTTTTCGGCACCCAGTTTGTCGGCAAGGATGAGGCCGTCACGGGCCGCTTCTATGAGATGTTGGTCGCCGAAGGCGGTCAATTGTTCAGCGATGATTGGGAGCCGACCTTCAACTCCGAAGCCGGCGTGCGCGCGCTTGAATGGTTCGTGAACCTCTACGAAGCCGGTGCCGTACCGGTCGGTGTTCCCAACTATCTGTGGGACGATACGGGGCTTGGTTTTGCCTCTGGTACGGTTGCCCTCAATCTGGATTGGGGTGGCTGGTCGGCCTTCTTCAACGATCCAGAAAACAGCCAAGTGGCTGGCGACGTTGGTCTGGTGCGGGCGCCCATGGGTTCATCCGGTCTGCGTACAGGCTGGTCTGGGTCTCACTCGTTTTCGATTACGGAGACCTGCGACAACCATGAAGCCGCCGCCTCGTTCGTACGCTTCCTGACCGATCATGATCGCCAGATGGTGGAAGCACGCAATGGCATTTTGCCAACCCGAACTGCAGTTTGGGATGACGTGTTGGCCGAGTTCGAAGCGGACGGGAACGACTTCATGGTCGAGGTGTTCTCGACCTTCCGTCAATCCATGTCCGAAGACGCCTTCACGCCGCCACTGATCCCGGAGTGGATTGAGGTTTCCAACGTGCTTTGGCCAGAGCTGCAAGCAGCGATGGTGGGCGACAAGACTCCTCAAGAGGCCTTGGATGATGCGGCTGAAGAGGCGCTGATCGTCATGGAAGATGCCGGCTACCGGTAAGCCTTCAAGGC
The DNA window shown above is from Hyphomicrobiales bacterium and carries:
- a CDS encoding CoA transferase, which gives rise to MKDLPNVERPLHGLTVLDFSQFLSGPFCTLKLADLGARVIKVERPGTGDLCRHLYISDVDIAGDNSLFHAINRNKESITADLKDEDDRAKLFDLIAGADVMVQNFRPGVIERQGFGYDDVKAINPRIIYGSISGYGEEGPWKQLPGQDLLAQARSGLLWLTGSAGDPPMPMGLAVADMLAGHALCEGILAALVGRGIHGRGARVDTSLLEAMIDMQFEVLTTYLNDGNRSPNRSAINGAHAYLGAPYGVYETSDGFLAIAMTPSLRRLAELMQIEGLADYYDDPKAMMAQRDAIKAIIAEAVKQRSTGDWLAILQPADIWCSEVLDWPSMLEGEAFKSLDFHQLIRRSDDVTLNALRPPIRIDGQTLKSHRAAPMLGEHSDAVFSNLLPDIRPAGSLAQQGGQ
- a CDS encoding extracellular solute-binding protein yields the protein MASTALQASDYGSFDGYTLRVKLIGGAQYEPLYAEIAQWEEMTGATVEILSRKNHFELDREIKQDIAAGTLDWCVGSNHTSFAPQYGNIYVDLRDHISEDVLAGFVPLVLEHSTVGGRLVQLPRHSDVSNLFYQRSLFENADNQSAFMDEYGYELAPPETWQQVSDQAMFFANPPDFFGTQFVGKDEAVTGRFYEMLVAEGGQLFSDDWEPTFNSEAGVRALEWFVNLYEAGAVPVGVPNYLWDDTGLGFASGTVALNLDWGGWSAFFNDPENSQVAGDVGLVRAPMGSSGLRTGWSGSHSFSITETCDNHEAAASFVRFLTDHDRQMVEARNGILPTRTAVWDDVLAEFEADGNDFMVEVFSTFRQSMSEDAFTPPLIPEWIEVSNVLWPELQAAMVGDKTPQEALDDAAEEALIVMEDAGYR